One segment of Podospora pseudopauciseta strain CBS 411.78 chromosome 5 map unlocalized CBS411.78m_5.2, whole genome shotgun sequence DNA contains the following:
- a CDS encoding uncharacterized protein (EggNog:ENOG503PS2Q): protein MPPQPLPPPFPSTLARRRTTRQLGFSSVQSFTEWEEALVLDHLSAFICDYLALGLTVVPRKGNAFIQFVDLDNAVKRRIQQLEDGDFMEAYNPDKSDWTARDHYKQFIVSIVAEDKWYGENGDETAELYKRGWDGAKLTRKMFRLLEFLIQEWKDGAGAEDVVEGAVRRKMIGR, encoded by the exons AtgccaccacaaccccttcccccgccATTCCCCAGCACCCTCGCCCGCCGGAGAACAACCCGCCAACTAGGCTTTTCCTCCGTCCAATCCTTTACAGAATGGGAAGAAGCGCTCGTCTTAGACCACCTCTCGGCATTTATATGCGATTATCTCGCCCTCGGACTCACTGTTGTCCCTCGCAAAGGGAATGCCTTCATCCAGTTTGTAGACTTGGACAATGCGGTAAAACGTCGAATCCAACAgctggaggatggtgatTTTATGGAAGCGTATAATCCTGATAAATCCGATT GGACAGCAAGGGATCATTATAAACAGTTCATTGTTAGTATTGTTGCCGAAGATAAATGGTACGGGGAGAATGGGGATGAGACGGCGGAATTGTATAAACGGGGATGGGACGGGGCAAagttgacgaggaagatgttTCGGTTGCTGGAGTTTTTGATACAAGAGTGGAAAGATGgggcgggggcggaggatgtggttgagggggcggtgaggaggaagatgataGGCAGGTGA
- a CDS encoding uncharacterized protein (COG:S; EggNog:ENOG503P2ZW) has translation MVVLRAKEFVYQNIPLRGIARFLLVNPSNDPLSPLHCSLHDLPITHPTYDFLIPPVQTKKKTRPIVLNGNEAKLQFEIEHYLRYMRHETKEQMFFLRPLCINPHQPDEAKSYDLQQNDLVTRANNVRGFMGKPPKRWDLEQVAKTLREMHALAVNTAARPQDKDAFRKQYASILRLFSLPEPSKEAKSVFERCLELLCNSIWRDRWTTLQTIGMVKGIDLYIGRTSIPIEPFYTLAHFIHDARTLQAWDVLSQFSKSNNLAAASRIARNRMGTLRQLKKWKTKLAPNQLLPPDLEQKLRDHFAREENTPAWKTKVMERQRTLRAKIKQAMKQRD, from the coding sequence ATGGTTGTGCTGCGGGCAAAAGAATTCGTTTACCAGAACATCCCGTTGAGAGGAATTGCGCGGTTTCTTCTGGTTAACCCGTCAAACGACCCTCTCAGTCCTCTCCATTGCAGCCTGCACGACCTACCAATAACCCATCCCACTTACGATTTTCTCATTCCCCCAGTGCAGACCAAGAAAAAGACGCGGCCAATTGTCCTTAATGGTAACGAGGCCAAGTTGCAGTTCGAGATCGAACACTATCTGCGATATATGCGCCATGAGACCAAGGAGCAGATGTTCTTCCTTCGACCCCTTTGCATCAACCCTCATCAACCTGACGAGGCCAAAAGTTACGACCTACAGCAGAACGACCTTGTTACCAGGGCTAATAACGTGAGAGGTTTCATGGGAAAGCCGCCGAAACGATGGGATCTAGAGCAAGTCGCCAAAACACTCCGGGAAATGCACGCTTTGGCTGTTAACACCGCGGCCCGCCCACAAGACAAAGACGCTTTTCGAAAACAATATGCGTCCATCCTACGATTATTCTCTCTGCCAGAGCCCTCAAAAGAAGCAAAATCTGTGTTTGAGCGCTGCTTGGAGCTGCTCTGCAACTCAATCTGGAGAGACCGATGGACAACGCTGCAGACAATCGGTATGGTCAAAGGAATTGATCTTTATATTGGCAGGACATCAATCCCTATCGAACCCTTCTATACGCTGGCTCATTTCATCCACGATGCAAGAACCCTGCAGGCCTGGGACGTTCTATCCCAGTTTTCCAAATCAAACAACCTCGCGGCCGCTAGCCGCATTGCCAGGAACCGTATGGGGACGCTTCGGCAGCTAAAAAAATGGAAAACAAAATTGGCACCGAATCAACTACTCCCGCCGGATTTGGAACAGAAACTTCGAGATCACTTTGCCCGAGAAGAAAATACACCAGCTTGGAAGACCAAAGTCATGGAGAGACAACGCACCCTGAGGGCGAAAATCAAGCAGGCGATGAAACAAAGGGAttga
- a CDS encoding uncharacterized protein (EggNog:ENOG503PCRR): MSALTPTDAPPPPPPPPDGLPPGIPVTERAAHLAQTFIGVTSILMALCLITFFTRIYQRVFPVFKMGLDDWFIIVGFILAIADWSLLFPLMVPKPGYIPFSRGTEAGKHSWLAIPVWGLAMTCIKISIALTLLRIRGSERKWRVFLYTIIVILAIYGIGNTIFCLAIACQPLQAAWDVLTPGGRCVPVEIMKAVSDLGSGINIMTDLLLSLTPITFLRKLNRPLKERVFVCVLMGMGLLASVSSIVKTVIIKDWGDPTAAVDDWWAMGVSICTWTALEQLLGVLAACVPAMKGVFQRCLGGLGVDITVGGSKRQRSGQGGNYYLRTFGRGRGMGTVRSGGGDGERVRSGTFESLGSSGGNRFSSVRQVGVMKDEEHGTVAVVEYDEEVGIDLPEMRRQASTVKSVDGSVGRGDLERGHSRGSEGEKFPAHAL; this comes from the exons ATGTCAGCGCTTACCCCAACTGAtgcgcctccgccgccgccgccaccgccagaTGGCCTACCTCCGGGCATTCCTGTCACCGAACGGGCGGCGCACCTTGCCCAGACCTTCATCGGTGTTACCTCAATACTGATGGCCTTGTGCCTGATCACCTTCTTCACGCGTATCTACCAACGGGTCTTTCCTGTGTTCAAGATGGGTCTGGACGACTGGTTCATCATTGTTGGCTTT ATCCTAGCAATAGCAGACTggtccctcctcttcccgctCATGGTCCCCAAACCAGGCTACATCCCCTTCTCCCGCGGCACCGAAGCCGGCAAGCACTCCTGGCTCGCCATCCCCGTCTGGGGGTTGGCCATGACGTGCATCAAGATCTCGATTGCGCTTACACTCTTACGAATCCGAGGCTCCGAAAGAAAGTGGAGGGTATTCTTGTacaccatcatcgtcatcctggCCATCTACGGGATAGGCAACACGATATTCTGCCTGGCTATCGCGTGCCAGCCGTTGCAGGCGGCTTGGGATGTGTTGACCCCCGGTGGGAGGTGTGTACCGGTGGAGATAATGAAGGCCGTTTCTGATTTAGGTTCGGGGATCAACATCATGACCGATCTGCTGTTGAGTCTGACACCGATAACTTTCTTGAGAAAGCTGAACAGGCcgttgaaggagagggtgtttGTTTGCGtgctgatggggatggggctGTTGGCGAGTGTGAGCAGTATTGTCAAGACGGTTATCATCAAGGATTGGGGGGATccgacggcggcggtggatgaTTGGTGGGCTATGGGGGTTAGTATCTGTACTTGGACTGCGCTGGAGCAGCTCTTGGGGGTGCTGGCGGCTTGTGTACCCGCTATGAAGGGGGTGTTTCAACGGTGCTTgggggggctgggggtggaTATCACTGTTGGGGGGAGCAAGAGGCAGCGGTCGGGACAGGGGGGGAATTATTACTTGAGGACCTTTGGGAGGGGTagggggatggggacagTGAGgagtggaggtggtgatggggagagggtcCGGTCGGGGACTTTTGAGAGTTTGGGGAGTTCTGGTGGGAATCGGTTCTCGAGTGTGAGGCAGGTTGGGGTTATGAAGGATGAGGAACATgggacggtggcggtggtggagtaTGACGAGGAGGTAGGAATTGATCTTCCCGAAATGAGGAGGCAGGCGTCGACAGTGAAGTCGGTGGATGGATCTGTTGGGAGAGGGGACTTGGAAAGGGGACACTCGAGGGGGTCGGAGGGTGAGAAGTTTCCTGCTCATGCTTTGTAA
- a CDS encoding uncharacterized protein (EggNog:ENOG503NZ3W) encodes MATYYMYFPFLTCEVKCGAAGLDIADRQNAHSTTLTVRAIVELFRAVKREDEVNREILAFSVSHDHTSIRIYGHYQVIAGKGIKYYRQPIHKFDFTTLDGQDKWMAYRFTKNLPSDLDLDVPPLSEATGLSQDLGNLMQSGASSSSAGEQDRQPSIAEQQVVTPDTSFSGIAKRKGQKVANG; translated from the exons ATGGCCACGTACTATATGTACTTCCCGTTCCTGACTTGCGAGGTAAAGTGCGGCGCCGCGGGGCTCGACATCGCCGACCGACAGAACGCCCACAGTACAACCCTTACGGTGCGGGCCATTGTCGAGCTTTTCCGTGCTGTAAAgcgcgaggatgaggttaACCGGGAgatcctcgccttctccgtCTCGCATGACCATACCTCAATCCGGATTTACGGCCACTACCAGGTCATAGCTGGGAAAGGCATCAAGTACTACCGCCAGCCGATCCACAAATTTGACTTTACTACACTTGACGGACAGGACAAATGGATGGCATATCGATTCACGAAGAAT TTGCCGTCGGATTTGGACTTGGATGTCCCACCACTTTCTGAGGCGACCGGGCTTTCCCAGGATTTAGGAAACCTGATGCAGTCGGGTGCCAGCTCCTCTTCTGCAGGCGAGCAGGATCGCCAGCCGAGTATCGCTGAGCAGCAAGTGGTGACTCCAGACACCTCATTCAGTGGGATAGCAAAGAGGAAAGGCCAGAAGGTGGCAAACGGGTAG